A section of the Serratia liquefaciens ATCC 27592 genome encodes:
- a CDS encoding LysR family transcriptional regulator — MSLPFDVHRLLPAFLAAAQAQNFSAAARQLGVTPAAISKNIRVLEEKLALRLFQRNTHNVVLTDEGKALLQQVAPLWQALSATLETAGSAQQAPSGTVRVSMIPGFGRQILMPLIPQFLERYPQIDLDLSLDARVVNLVGEGFDVGIGSRVDPDSRLVARPLYPMQMVLAASPGYLAQHGTPQDPDDLLQHNCLLHRNPATGRSVKWPLHRHGEAKTLELHGRLVASRPEMLLDAALAGLGIVCLARWYAEHHFAQGTLLPVLAECWPQPTQLWLYYASADLPPRVRVWVEFLLEHFHSRPA; from the coding sequence ATGTCGCTGCCCTTTGACGTGCACCGCCTGCTGCCGGCCTTTCTCGCGGCCGCCCAGGCGCAGAATTTCTCCGCCGCCGCGCGCCAACTGGGCGTCACCCCGGCGGCGATCAGTAAAAATATTCGCGTGCTGGAAGAAAAACTGGCGCTGCGGTTGTTCCAGCGTAATACCCACAATGTGGTGCTCACCGACGAAGGTAAGGCGCTGTTGCAGCAAGTCGCACCGCTATGGCAGGCGCTGTCCGCCACGCTGGAAACTGCCGGTAGCGCGCAGCAGGCACCTTCCGGCACGGTGCGCGTCAGCATGATCCCCGGCTTCGGCCGCCAGATCCTGATGCCGTTGATCCCGCAATTCCTGGAACGTTATCCGCAGATCGATCTCGATCTCTCACTGGATGCCCGCGTGGTCAATCTGGTGGGCGAAGGATTTGACGTCGGCATCGGCAGCCGGGTCGATCCCGACAGCCGGCTGGTAGCGCGGCCACTGTATCCGATGCAGATGGTTCTGGCGGCCTCGCCCGGCTATCTTGCGCAGCACGGCACGCCGCAGGATCCTGACGATCTGCTGCAACATAATTGTCTGCTGCACCGTAACCCAGCCACCGGCCGCAGCGTAAAATGGCCGTTGCATCGACATGGCGAAGCCAAAACGCTGGAGCTGCATGGCCGCCTGGTGGCCAGTCGGCCGGAGATGTTATTGGATGCGGCACTGGCTGGCCTGGGCATCGTCTGTCTGGCGCGTTGGTATGCGGAGCATCACTTTGCGCAGGGTACCCTGCTGCCGGTGCTGGCAGAATGCTGGCCGCAGCCAACCCAACTGTGGTTGTACTATGCCTCGGCCGATCTGCCCCCGCGAGTGCGCGTCTGGGTTGAGTTCCTGCTCGAACATTTTCACTCTCGTCCGGCCTGA
- a CDS encoding NAD(P)H-dependent oxidoreductase — protein sequence MSRILVLTAHRFPDESRINKALIEALRPLPNVTVHELMRAYPDYQIDVAREQELLQNHDAVVMLFPFYWYSSPAILSEWQDAVLTHGFAYGSEGTQLHGKPLQLVVTTGGNQQAYTAEGYNRYPVEDLLRPFHAMANLTGMDYLPPHLVQGVFDMSDERLAQEAARVVALLKKE from the coding sequence ATGTCGCGTATTTTAGTGTTGACCGCCCACCGTTTTCCCGACGAATCACGCATCAACAAAGCGTTGATCGAAGCGCTTCGTCCTTTGCCTAACGTCACTGTCCACGAACTGATGCGTGCTTACCCGGACTATCAAATCGACGTGGCGCGTGAGCAAGAGCTGCTGCAAAACCATGATGCGGTGGTGATGCTGTTCCCATTCTATTGGTACAGCTCACCGGCGATTCTCAGCGAGTGGCAGGATGCGGTATTAACCCACGGTTTCGCCTACGGCAGTGAAGGTACCCAACTGCATGGCAAGCCCTTGCAACTGGTGGTCACCACCGGCGGCAATCAGCAGGCCTATACGGCGGAAGGGTATAACCGCTATCCGGTCGAGGATTTGCTGCGTCCGTTCCATGCGATGGCCAACCTGACCGGCATGGATTATCTGCCGCCGCATCTGGTGCAGGGCGTCTTTGATATGAGCGATGAGCGTCTGGCGCAAGAGGCCGCCAGAGTGGTGGCTCTGTTGAAAAAAGAGTAG
- the treC gene encoding alpha,alpha-phosphotrehalase, protein MSNPIPWWQNGVIYQIYPKSFQDSTGNGYGDLAGVTQRLDYLQELGVDAIWLTPVYVSPQVDNGYDVADYCAIDPAYGTMEDFDRLIAAAHQRSIRIVMDMVFNHTSTEHPWFKASQEPNSPFRQFYVWRDGEGDTPPNNWRSKFGGNAWQWHADSGQYYLHLFATEQADLNWEHPPVREELKKVCQFWADKGVDGLRLDVINLVSKQQDFPSDPQGDGRRFYTDGPRIHEFLQEMSRDVFQPRGLMTVGEMSSTTLEHCRQYAAQSGEELSMTFNFHHLKVDYAGGEKWTLAAPDYVELKQIFRHWQQGMHNQAWNALFWCNHDQPRIVSRFGDEGELLVPAAKMLAMVLHGMQGTPYIYQGEELGMTNPGFSTIGQYRDVESLNMYAELSSQGKSDAELLAILATKSRDNGRTPMQWSAAPNAGFTQGTPWIGCAENYPQINAEAALADLDSVFYAYRQLITLRKQYPLLTHGDYQDLAPNHPALWCYQRRWNGQRLLVAANLSREPLAWRAEGVEPSALWRPLMSNYADAPTQPQAITLRPFEAVWWLLED, encoded by the coding sequence ATGAGCAATCCAATCCCCTGGTGGCAAAACGGCGTCATCTACCAAATCTACCCGAAGAGTTTTCAGGACAGCACCGGTAACGGCTACGGCGATCTGGCCGGTGTGACCCAGCGGCTGGACTATCTGCAGGAGCTGGGCGTCGATGCGATCTGGCTGACGCCGGTTTATGTCTCCCCACAGGTGGATAACGGTTATGACGTGGCGGACTACTGCGCCATCGATCCAGCCTACGGCACCATGGAGGATTTCGACCGACTGATTGCCGCCGCCCACCAGCGCAGCATCCGCATCGTGATGGACATGGTGTTCAACCACACTTCAACCGAACACCCGTGGTTCAAAGCTTCGCAAGAACCGAACAGCCCCTTCCGCCAGTTCTACGTCTGGCGCGATGGCGAAGGTGATACCCCGCCGAACAACTGGCGTTCCAAATTTGGCGGTAATGCCTGGCAGTGGCATGCCGACAGCGGCCAGTATTACCTGCATCTGTTTGCCACCGAGCAGGCCGATCTCAACTGGGAACACCCGCCGGTCCGCGAAGAATTGAAGAAAGTGTGCCAGTTCTGGGCCGACAAAGGCGTCGACGGCCTGCGCCTCGACGTGATTAACCTGGTTTCCAAGCAGCAGGATTTCCCGTCCGATCCCCAGGGGGACGGTCGCCGTTTCTATACCGACGGGCCGCGTATTCATGAGTTCCTGCAGGAGATGAGCCGCGACGTGTTCCAGCCGCGCGGCTTGATGACCGTGGGAGAAATGTCCTCCACCACCCTGGAGCATTGCCGGCAGTACGCTGCGCAAAGCGGTGAAGAGTTGTCGATGACCTTCAACTTCCATCATCTGAAAGTGGACTATGCCGGCGGCGAGAAATGGACGCTGGCGGCGCCGGATTACGTTGAACTGAAACAGATTTTCCGCCACTGGCAGCAGGGCATGCACAACCAGGCCTGGAATGCGCTGTTCTGGTGTAACCACGATCAGCCGCGCATCGTTTCGCGCTTCGGCGATGAAGGCGAACTGCTAGTACCGGCCGCCAAAATGCTGGCGATGGTGCTGCACGGCATGCAGGGCACGCCTTATATTTATCAGGGCGAAGAGCTCGGCATGACCAATCCCGGCTTTAGCACCATCGGGCAGTACCGCGATGTGGAAAGCCTGAACATGTACGCCGAGCTGAGTTCCCAGGGCAAAAGTGACGCCGAATTGCTGGCGATCCTGGCCACTAAATCGCGCGATAACGGCCGCACGCCAATGCAGTGGAGTGCCGCGCCCAACGCCGGTTTCACCCAGGGAACCCCGTGGATTGGCTGTGCGGAAAACTACCCGCAAATCAATGCTGAAGCGGCGCTGGCCGATCTGGACTCGGTGTTTTACGCCTACCGTCAGTTAATCACCCTGCGCAAGCAGTATCCGCTGTTGACCCACGGTGACTATCAGGATCTGGCGCCCAACCATCCGGCGCTGTGGTGCTACCAGCGCCGCTGGAACGGCCAACGCCTGCTGGTGGCGGCCAACCTCAGCCGTGAACCGCTGGCCTGGCGGGCGGAAGGCGTGGAACCTTCAGCGTTGTGGCGTCCGCTGATGAGCAATTACGCCGATGCGCCTACGCAACCGCAGGCTATCACCCTGCGCCCGTTCGAAGCGGTGTGGTGGTTGTTAGAGGACTAA